A genomic window from Oceanobacillus timonensis includes:
- a CDS encoding TetR/AcrR family transcriptional regulator has protein sequence MTKEKTFISEARREQILKATIDVLNDIGYVKLSLAKIAKHAKISTGLISYHFADKEELIHHTLNYLIGAQLEFIDDWVKRETDIYQQLLGYIKATLTYQYEYVKNNVALVEIIFNARTEDNIPYYKLNEGEEDPLYLRLESILSEGQEQKVFSSDFQPKATAILINGAANESMLLQSDSFDNQNYQQELIKMVTKIVQ, from the coding sequence GTGACGAAAGAAAAAACATTTATCTCAGAAGCGCGGAGAGAACAAATTTTAAAGGCAACCATTGACGTATTGAATGATATTGGCTATGTAAAATTAAGTCTTGCTAAAATAGCAAAACATGCAAAAATTAGCACTGGGTTAATTTCCTATCATTTTGCGGATAAAGAAGAGTTGATTCACCATACGTTAAATTACTTAATTGGGGCACAGCTGGAATTTATTGATGACTGGGTAAAGCGGGAGACAGATATTTATCAACAGCTGCTTGGTTACATAAAAGCCACCCTCACGTATCAATATGAATATGTTAAAAATAATGTAGCACTGGTTGAAATTATTTTTAATGCCCGGACAGAAGATAATATCCCGTACTACAAATTAAATGAAGGAGAAGAGGATCCGCTTTATCTGCGATTAGAATCTATTTTATCTGAGGGGCAGGAGCAGAAAGTATTTTCATCTGATTTCCAGCCAAAAGCGACAGCTATCCTTATTAATGGCGCAGCAAATGAAAGCATGCTGCTGCAAAGTGACAGTTTTGATAACCAAAATTATCAGCAGGAATTAATCAAAATGGTAACGAAAATAGTTCAATAA
- a CDS encoding YqeB family protein: MQNETVLGLTKLDKGIIIIGGPLLGAIIGWFIQIISSWLIKIPFVPFGPFFEWIVSWNSSWVSIIGVIVGLIAGILFALYAFSESLKMTITDQEVTMKRNDKEVNLQKRDISAIYMDRKEIVVLGQKGEERYRSQTDVKQPKIEAAFLEHRFPWKNQDPHHAEYQRWVPDQPDFPDSVNRLLAAREQALKEEDEKEAMILRKDIAAEGAIIRDEDKRQYVRMIRG; this comes from the coding sequence ATGCAAAATGAAACCGTACTTGGTTTAACAAAACTTGATAAAGGGATTATTATTATAGGCGGTCCGCTTCTTGGAGCGATTATTGGCTGGTTTATCCAAATTATTTCGAGCTGGCTGATCAAGATTCCTTTTGTGCCGTTTGGCCCGTTCTTTGAATGGATTGTATCCTGGAATAGCTCTTGGGTATCGATTATTGGAGTAATCGTCGGTTTGATTGCCGGAATCCTTTTTGCACTGTATGCGTTTAGTGAATCATTAAAAATGACGATTACCGATCAAGAAGTTACAATGAAAAGGAATGATAAAGAAGTAAATTTGCAAAAAAGAGATATTTCCGCCATTTATATGGATAGAAAAGAGATTGTTGTTTTAGGTCAAAAAGGCGAGGAACGGTATCGTTCGCAAACGGATGTAAAGCAGCCGAAAATAGAAGCTGCTTTTTTGGAACATCGGTTTCCATGGAAAAATCAAGATCCTCACCATGCAGAATATCAGCGCTGGGTTCCGGATCAACCTGATTTCCCTGATTCTGTTAACAGGCTGCTTGCTGCGAGAGAACAGGCGCTGAAGGAAGAGGATGAAAAAGAAGCCATGATATTGCGAAAAGACATAGCAGCCGAGGGAGCTATTATCCGTGATGAGGACAAACGGCAGTATGTAAGGATGATAAGAGGGTGA
- a CDS encoding peptidoglycan-binding domain-containing protein → MKKKWLAVVPAVTVALAGAPHINQTVDAAPENESVQQAESEVPAGYEAILNWPPEQQPTVKHGSQKSFEVEFIQVMLNHFGFETEVDGVFGSHTDQQVHQLQAENGLVQDGIIGVGTWAVLLEEYQAELFTVETAIAYAEKNLDNEDLVFSSNGELHRDLDGKVFYSLKAQSQDLIDNGGTGTVGFYDVYQNGDVIESKPR, encoded by the coding sequence TTGAAGAAGAAATGGTTAGCGGTAGTTCCTGCGGTTACAGTTGCGCTTGCAGGTGCACCCCATATTAATCAAACAGTAGATGCAGCTCCAGAAAATGAATCGGTTCAACAAGCAGAATCAGAAGTACCAGCAGGATATGAAGCAATATTAAATTGGCCGCCTGAACAACAGCCTACCGTCAAACATGGGAGCCAAAAAAGTTTTGAAGTCGAATTTATTCAAGTGATGTTAAATCACTTTGGGTTTGAAACAGAAGTGGATGGGGTTTTTGGTTCGCACACAGACCAACAAGTTCATCAATTGCAAGCTGAGAATGGATTAGTACAGGACGGAATTATCGGCGTTGGTACATGGGCTGTATTACTTGAAGAATATCAAGCGGAGTTGTTTACAGTAGAAACAGCGATTGCTTACGCAGAGAAAAACTTAGATAATGAGGATCTAGTGTTTAGCAGCAATGGTGAACTTCATAGAGACTTAGATGGAAAAGTATTTTATTCCTTGAAAGCACAAAGTCAAGATTTAATTGATAACGGAGGTACTGGCACGGTCGGATTCTATGATGTGTATCAAAATGGAGATGTTATAGAATCAAAGCCAAGATAA
- a CDS encoding DUF418 domain-containing protein, producing the protein MKQRIDTLDFLRGFALLGIIFANITLIILPSSLQTDYFWSQILNYAVYERFFIIFSFLFGIGFYIFMTRAVNRGDKSTALFIKRLIVLSIFGLIHQFFQLGEALLPYSIFGFILIPFYRFKPKINFIIAVILLILAVFLGGSYFMILPMFLLGLCMGQWGIFENIRAYQKAFRIVQISSLCLLPAVLFIQYFLTEENGQIDLAGAIAAPFVSAFYVTTLTLLLRHNIIQKLLTPLKYVGRMALTNYLVQTALILTASGLFDLKGHVHQTTLMNIAIVILIIQMIYSTIWFQYFKIGPMEFIWRIATYGKLPNRYKMNANHPRLLQ; encoded by the coding sequence ATGAAACAACGTATTGATACTTTAGATTTTTTGCGAGGATTTGCTTTATTAGGCATCATATTTGCGAATATCACACTAATAATATTACCTTCCTCCCTTCAAACAGACTATTTTTGGAGCCAAATCTTAAATTATGCGGTATACGAGCGATTTTTTATTATCTTTTCTTTTTTATTTGGAATTGGTTTCTATATTTTCATGACACGAGCAGTAAATCGAGGTGATAAAAGTACTGCATTGTTTATAAAAAGATTGATTGTATTATCCATTTTTGGATTGATCCATCAATTTTTCCAATTAGGAGAAGCTTTGCTCCCTTATTCGATTTTCGGATTCATTCTTATTCCTTTTTACAGGTTTAAACCGAAAATTAACTTTATTATCGCTGTCATACTATTAATCCTTGCCGTATTTCTTGGCGGAAGTTATTTTATGATCTTGCCTATGTTTCTACTAGGTTTATGCATGGGGCAATGGGGGATTTTTGAAAATATTAGAGCATATCAAAAAGCATTTCGTATCGTGCAAATTTCATCTCTTTGTCTCTTGCCTGCAGTACTTTTTATTCAATATTTCTTAACGGAGGAAAATGGCCAAATCGATCTAGCTGGTGCCATTGCTGCGCCCTTTGTAAGTGCGTTCTATGTGACTACTTTAACACTCTTGCTCCGGCACAATATAATTCAAAAGTTATTAACACCTCTTAAGTATGTTGGAAGAATGGCGTTAACGAACTATCTCGTTCAAACCGCTCTGATTTTAACAGCTAGTGGTCTATTCGATTTAAAAGGTCATGTGCATCAAACAACATTAATGAACATAGCCATCGTAATTTTAATCATCCAAATGATATACAGCACTATTTGGTTTCAATATTTTAAGATTGGTCCCATGGAATTTATATGGAGAATAGCAACGTACGGAAAGCTGCCCAATCGTTATAAAATGAATGCTAATCATCCAAGATTACTCCAATAA